Within the Arachis duranensis cultivar V14167 chromosome 10, aradu.V14167.gnm2.J7QH, whole genome shotgun sequence genome, the region CTTAATGGGAAGCAATTTTCTGTCCAGAAGCTTCAAGCACAACGCCGTGAGGTTAGTTTCACTTTTAATTCGGACGAAAATTGTCATCCTATTGttaaattatgttcttgatgacTTGAGATCAAGTTCATTTCACATTAATTACCATGATTTGTGCAACATAGGCTGTTACTACTATTGAAAACTCTGCACCTGTATTGGTCAGTGGACCTAAAGTCGCCGCACCAAATGAGAAAGAAGACCAGAATGGGAAACCCGGTGGCACTACCACAGATCCATCTTTGGTTTCTGCATTCATGGCTCAAGTGGCAGACCTTGTAAAGTAAGACTAAGTCGCCACACCCTGCATGAAATTGCGTGACCCTCTCTCTATCTGCATATCTACTTGAGTTTAATTATGATGTGCTAATAGTTCAAAAAGTTTTACCCTATCACCTAATCAAATTCATTCGTTTAGATGACCATTTAAGTAATAAGGTATCAAGGTAGTTACTTTTGATTATGTGGCAATATATGTTCGGATGCCTATATAAAACTTGTTATATTACATAGttacaatacaaaaaaattaagtcCTATCTAATTTAGGACATGAATTGTTTCAGTTGTTCTTATATGATGTTATTTTCATTGGTAGGCTTGTAGATTCCAGAGATATTGTGGAATTGCAACTTAAACAGTCAGATTGTGAGCTCATGATAAGGAAAAAGGAAGCTTTGGAGCCTCCTTCCCAGGTTATAGCCCCGGCATCAGCACCAATGCATTATGCTGCATATCCTTCTCTGccacctccaccaccaccagcgGCAGCATCTTCCACTCCTGCAAGCTCTCCACCTGCAAAAGCAGCACCTGCCTTACCTTCCCCTGGAAAAGCAAGCACATCAGGTCACCCACCGCTGAAATGTCCAATGGCGGGAACCTTTTATAGGAGTCCAGCTCCTGGTGAACCTCCATTTGTCAAGGTACAGCAGCACCACACTTCAATATCAATTTGGTCCCTCAAAGTTACATGTGACAATAGCTTTTCCTGAAAGATCCATGTGACATCGTTTTAGTTCTTGAAAGATACATGTGATatcaaataaattcataaaaaagaaaatctcAAATAGCTGTCGCATGCATTTTTTGAGGATCAAAGTGATGTCAAATAGATGTCACATGCCATCTACAAAGCATACATGGTATCAAGGACATTAGTTCTGCATTAATAATTTTCGCTTCTGCTTTAGGTGGGAGATAAAGTACAAAAAGGACAGGTTATATGCATTATTGAGGCCATGAAACTGATGAATGAAATCGAGGTACGCATAttacttgtttgttttcttgtttattCCCACGAATCGTTCCCttttttgatttcttgtttgCTTCCCCATTTATTTTGTACTACTTGTATCTCATTATTGTTTTAGTTAACCACTTCCATATAGTAATATACTGAAATCTATAATACAAGGCACTCTAATTATAGCATTTACTTGGTAAAGTGTTTTGAATTCCATCTCGTGTAGCCAAGTTATAGCACTCTAATTCTTTGCTTGTTTTGATGGCAGGCTGATCAAACAGGAACAATAACTGAGATACTAGTTGAAGATGGGAAACCAGTCAGTGTAGACACggtactctctctctctctctctctcatatgGCAGCACATCTACAAGCTCTATTCTtgaattttctaattaaaattctTGTCATCTATGCAGCCTCTCCTTGTAATAGCTCCGTGAGTATCGGAACGGATGTTAGTTCCAAGGTGATGGGGATGTTTCCTGTTGGATAGCATAGGATTTGATGTTTTGAGGTTTTCTGTTGGTGAGAAATTTGTTGAACTTGAATCATACTATTTTGTCACTTCTTGAGAAAACTTTAGCTTCTTAGTCCCTTTCGCCCGCACACCTCTTCATatttttagagatattttagACATAAAAGCACCGCATAATATATCAGAATGGAATATTCGAATATGTAGTTATAACTTATAAGCAGTTTTGATATTTGTAGTGTTGAAGCTTTTATGCATTTGATTATTGATGGGTTCTTTCTATGTATCTGTTGGCTGTTATGTTTGTTATATAGCATCTTTCTATATCAAATACTCAACATGCAACAAATCCGTAGCCCATCCATCTGTACTTCTGTAGCacgattttatattttacttggTCTTAATACCATGTCGAGATTTTAAAAGCTGGGATTTGGTTGGAAAAGCTTGGTTCAAGTGGCATATCATATGCCTCCCGAACGACTACATTCGATGTAGTGTGAGGGGGTGTGTTGTGTTGTAAAGAcgacaaaaaaaacaaaaaaaaaaaagagaaagcaagCTGAGCTTTGACTACTAATTGTGTAAAATTTCTAACATGAATACTTGAATATTATATCAAAAGTAGTCTTTCTATTTCTAAAAGGATGCCAGTAGTCTTTTCCTACAAACTTTGCACATAACGATCATTATTCTCTCTTTTTGCATTGACGGATGAGTATGTTCACTGAAAACGAATGTTACTTTAAATTCCATCAAGAATGACCCGACCACTGTATAATTGGAGTTATTGGATGTTAAGAATATATTTAATCCATATTTCGAGAAACTTTACAACCACGCATTTCTTTTTGTaagttaaatataaaacaaagaaTGAACGATTGTAAAGATTCCTATTTTCCAGGCTACTCACTAAATACGCTATGGGGCAATTCATTTTGTGGTATGTACAATTTGTATCCATAGAGCTCGGCATTATGGTAAAAGGAAACTGAGCATAAATACCATCAAATATTATCCAGCGAAATTTAAGGATTCAATTAAAGATTAAGCTACTGCGTGAAATTGATAATAGACGCGATCTAATAAACGCGATCCTCACCGAGGTATCAAAGCAAACATTAAAGAATATTAAACCCAAccaaaaaattgaaagcaatcaATGAAAATTGTGAGGAAATACGTTGTGTGATTGTACTGAAgcatctttgttttctttcttagtTAGTAACTGATGATCAAATTGTTACTTGTCTGGAAAATCAACTGCTAGTTTGACTCGAATCTTCCAACTTACTAACAGCAGAACAAAATCACAAGGAAAGGGTGAACGACCAAGTTGAATTTTTACCAATAAAAGAATGCAGCCACTATACTATAATATGAAGCAAATATAAAGGAAACAGACAAAAAATGAGAGTCTTGTAAAAAGGCGAGGAGTACTCCAGGCCCAGCTTTCCTACTCTGTTTCCTCAACTCTATTCTGTTGACACTCATCCtactctatttttcttttctcccttccTATTCAATGTACAAGTTAGCCTATCTATCATGTACTTACATCTATCAATATTGCCTACTGCTGCTTCTAAGGTTAGCTCTACGGCCACCACTACTTGTTATCTTGCGCATTCCACCACcccaatcatcatcatcatcatcatcatcctctaaGTCCCCACTAGCCATGGGTGCAGATCTCCGAACTTTTCTGGGTGTAGGTCGCTTCCGTTTTATATTTGCAGTGTACAGTGAATAATCCACCGTATCTTCCCTCAATGCATACTTAAATTCCTGGGGGCAACATATGTATGAGAAATAATGGCTTAAGAAACACTCAAAACTAATCAGGTGCAACAAGCTCACAAGCAcatgaaagaaagaaacattTGGCTCAAGCAACAATACCTGGTATCTCTGTATTAATTCTTGTGGATTTGAAGGCACGCTGAACTGAGTTTCACTAATATTAAATGGGATATTCTGTCTGGAGATAACTTCTCCAGGTTTTGGCTGTTCAGTTGGTGAATATGcctgaacaaaataaaaagcacCATAATGGTCAAGAGGACAGTTAGCTTCCTATCTAATCCCCCCATCCTAGTTGAAAGATGGGCAACGTTTGAAAGTAGCTAAGTGATGACAAGATGCATCAAATAATCATACCTGACATCTAGCATCATTGAGACTATACATGATTTTCAGATGTCTCTTCAATTTTAGAAGAAATTGCAGTGCAATTGCTGATAAGCAGTCTGCCTGGATAAGGATCAGGAACAAAATACGAGGGTGAGCACATGACCAGAATAATAAACAATGACTCACCCAGATATCCGCATTCATGTTCAGGTCAGTAATAGGAGGATATTTCCTACTCATGCCGTCATGCAGTGCGAGTTCAGTATGCAAATTAAAACACAAGAATGACAGCTGAAGAAACCTTTGGAATAAACTCTAATGGATTAAAATCCTGATGCTCTGGGTTGGTATGATTATGAAATCTGGAAACAAGAAATTCAGCTAAATGGGGTCCATAGAACTCGCATCTACTTTCGGGTGATCAGAAAGATGGTTGATTCACACTCAATATGGTGTTGCCGAAAGCGGGGAAGTCTACACTAAAAATTTCCAAGGCAAATTTTACCACCCTAAAGGTTAAAGTAGAGCAAAATTACTCCCCTCATATCTCTAGAGGCAAACATAGCCTAGCATCAGGAACAATCTTCCTCAAACAGCATGACATTGttgacataaataaaataatcactGCAGGATGTACCTGAACTCTCTCCAGATCATCTTTTGAGAAGGCAAAATAATCAGAACCCACAGCATGCGGCTTTGGTTCGGAGCTGCCATTATTCGATAAAGTATCATCTGGCTGTTGGTAGAATGTTCCATTTAAATCCACTGATCTCATGTCATTCAAATCTGGACGAGCATCTAGATTTTGCTGAAATGTTCCATTCAAATCCATTGATGTTCCTTGGGTTATAATAGTGGACTTGTCTGTTTCCTGTTGATACATTCCATTCCCATTTGGTGTACTTTGATTCTCATTTCTTGATAACCTTGAACTCCAGGCTTTAAAATTCGCTTCTAGTGGCCCAGCCCTAATTTGAACTATTCGATTGATGGCATATATTAGATAAAGGGGCTCATCAGGGGAAATGAAAGGCAGCAATCCAAGGACCTCTGTGCAGTATCTGTTAAAAAGAAGCCAGGTAAAAGGTTAATAAGAACTTACATACAAAGAAAGAACAGCAACAAATAATACTTACGATAAGAAAGCTATTACTGAATGGCTCCACTTTGGATTGTCAAATTTTCGCACAATTGATGACATAAATTTATTCCTTGAATTCCTGTTCCCCCGGATGAGCTTGTATATTCTAGAAACACCAAGTCTTGCTTGAGCTAGTGAGACAGTTTCGGGTTTCCCTTTTCCAGATACAGGGATTTTAGATGGGATTTTCTGATTGCCATTTTCAGAAGCAGTGCTAATTgattgcatgaaaataaatgacattTGAAGTCCATCACCCAAACGACTTTCAAAAAATGCAGGGTACCTAcagagattttttatttattaatacaaCCACATTGACTGTTAGATATAAAAACTATGCATGTGTCTCCCAATAACAGCTAAAACTTGTAGGGATTACTTCATGAATGGTTTTTATATCTAACATTGACCTTTACTGTCATTCAGAATTGTATATAGAAGATTACTTCTCATTCATATTCATTAGGAGATGATGAGCCAGCTTTGCATTTGACTCCAGAGGATCAGTTTCAAGTGCTATTAGATATGGAACACAAGTGATTGGGTGAACAAGACCTTGGCGCAACACAACTTCAACTATCTGCATTATTAGCAAATTATTTTGTTCTAAGTAcgttgaagcaaaagaaaaccCAACTGCTTTTACTGTAATGCATGTATTGAGTTGGAGTGAGATATCTAATCCACACTCGAGACTGAAGGTTCAAAACCGAACACTTTGCCTTTAGACTCCTTCACGAAGTATCTACCAAGTTTCTCACATGTTCAGTCCAAAAGATTTGGAGGAATAATGCACCAAACAGCCATCAAACAATAAAATTTCCTTTTTAACTGCATTTAGTTCAAGACAACTTATTTTACTTGTTTTCTTAGCATTTGGATTATAAGGTACTGACCTTCAGAGCTGATTGGCGGACTTGTTCATTGGAATCCAAACATCTGCCTAAAATATTATCCCAATATAACTGAATTATACCCCCGCATATGTTTGTGTCCCCAGCTCCAGCAGCAACGGGTACACTCTGCACAGCTCCAACTGTGTAACCAGTTACGTTATCATCAGGTTTATCTGTTCCCATTTTGCTTTCAGCATCAAGGAGATACTCCAACATGTTTTGCAATGCTTGAATCTGATATCAGGCTGATTTAGTATCCAAAGAGAGGCACTATATATATCAAGTTGAAATATATTACCTTAAGACGAGTGTCAGCATTTGAAGATAATGTTCCCTCCAGTATCTTTCCAATATCCTTTTCCAACATGTATTCAGGcctggcaattaaaataaacccTAGTGCCTACAAGAGATGCAAAAAATCTCAAACTTCATGATTGAACCAACATAAAAACCCAGATAAAGGCATAGTTCTTACCTGCAATGATCTAGCCTTAACAACAAAATCCTCCTCAGAGAGAAACTTTATACATAAGGTAAGACTCCTTCTGACATCAATAACTTTATTGCTTGAGCTTACCAACAAAGAATTGCCATATCGAATGAGTGATCCAAGACAAAAGAGTGATCGCCCAACTTGCTGCAAATGATTGGAGACAGTTAACTTTTATAACACATgctatataaaattaaatctaacaacctttagggactaatttaataaagattaagataataatcaattaataaaaCAATGATAAGTATATAGTGCGAACAAGCCATGGCACAAAAACCACCAACTTTAGTGATTATCATATACCCATTCAGGCCAGGAGGAAATAGGAATAGGATCAACTTAACATTACACCTGCAGAGAAGGTATCTCAAATGAAGAGCATATGTGTCCAACAGAAATTGTACACTTGAAGCTCGTGAAACTAGCCTTCATGAACTTGCATGCCCATAAACCCAATTAACTAAAAGATGATATGTCAACATGATTCTACAACAAACCTGCTTATTGTCCAAACATTTGTAGAAGACCTGAATAAGATGCTCCACCACAGCAGCCCCTTTACTGCCTATGTTGCTTACAGAGCAGAGGCACCTGTTAAGCAAACTGAAATAAGATCTTTGCAGCAAACTCTTCTTTAAACAAAAAAACCAGAAAGCCTTTTCTCATTAGATGTTTTAGCTACATAAACAGTACGATCATTCCCAAAAAATGTCAtgcactaatttttttcacCAGAGTTACATGTATGCACAGGTATTACTGCATAAGAAAGCTACTCAAATATACCAATTTAATACATCAgaatcaaaatattttgaaactaTGTTTCACATTTATAAGTTTCAGAGTCCATCAAACGTACTTGATACAAGCATGGACTACTGTCAAGAAAGAATGCCGGACAATCATATGTTTCAAATCTTGCTCTAGCTCCTCAACAATATTTGGAGGTAACTTCCGAAGTAAGGGCAACACAGCATCAATTACAAAGATTATACTCTCAACTAGCTGTGCAACCATGCGATTGTCAACCTGAAGACCAGAAAGATAAAGAAATGGATCCAATAAACAAACTGGCCCAtagatttttaatattttgaaaacaaatatAAGATACATATACAAATAGTGTCTGTACATCACAGCTGTTAACCACATACAGCATCCCAATTGGCGCCACCTAATACTTTGAAGTTCTAGCACTTATAGCACCATCATATAAATACTACATCAACAATAAGTTGACAATAGTGATGATGACATAGTTACTGGCTGGAATACATGATGATCTTAAAGGCTGGAGAAGCCAGGAAACATGGATGAACTTGGCTAGAAAAGCTTGAACAACCTCAGACAGAACACTGAAGTACAGCATTTTTGTGAGGACTCAAAGCTCAAAAACTGCTGCCAAACAAAATAGCTATTGTGAACAGAGAATCCTGAGATACCTTTGTGAAACAAGTGGGATGGATTCACAAAACAGTTGTGATCAGTTTCTCTATTTTAGGAAAATGAAGGAACAGCAGTAAACTTGAAACAAGGGGCCCTAGTTTAAAGATCAGTTGAAATCATGGTCAAATAGTGGATTCCTGAGACACATCGCAATTTAGCAGTGACTACTATGGATCACGGAGGAGTATTACGAATAAGTACATAAGCCCTGCAAATTCTGAAACAGCTACCCCAATAACAGACATGATAATGCTGGGTGGTTTAGTTAAATTGCTATCCAATATATACACAATAGTAATTGACCCAATCCAAGAGAAATGAATCCAAGTAACACTTGACTCCACCAATAAGTAAAGTGAAGAAGATAGTACTAACCTGCGTTTTAAGATATGGCTGCAAAGTAACAACAAACTGGGATGGGTTTGAAGCAGGTGCACAGAGAGTTGGGTCCACAAGACAAAATGCATGCAAGGCCAGCACATATGGTAGAGCATGCACCTCCACTTCATTGCTATTAATTTCCTCAACCTGATCGTCAACATAAATTCCATTACTTCCATATCAACATAGGCCAACATATGTTAGATGCACCATCAAGACACCGACATACCTGCAATATCTTCTCCAGCAAGCATTTGCACATTAACTCACAGCGCTTACGCACTGTAGCAAGGGACACAGGGTTGACACCAACAGCTTTTGCAGCTTGGGGCAAAAAATCAAGTGATAAGTTGCGCTTTATTACAGTTACAAGAAGTTGATTGTTGGGCATTCTCCTGAGCATTTCAACAATTTGCTCTGTTTTCTTAGCCACCTCGAGTGGAACAGTACTACCATCTCCAAAGACCTGAGTTTGTGAACCATAAGGCTCCTCAAACCAGAACTCATGAAACGTTTTGCAAACAAGGTCCTGCAAATGAAAAGCATGATAAGGGGAAGATCTTAAACAGCAGAAGAGGTTCAAGTCATTGACAATAAATATAGATACTCTATCATATGACACAGCAACAAATAAGAGCAGGCTCCAACATGAGTGACTAATTTATACAGGAGGAGGTAACTACCCATTAATATCcttcttaaataatataaagggtaaaatattattttaatccctATGGTTAAGTCCCAACTTCGTCCCTAATGTTTAAAATGTTCTTTTTTTGTCCCAAATGTTTCATTTCATTCTATTTTATCCTTCGGTCAAAATTAAAACGTTTTCTTCTAAATATAccctttttctcttattatttattatcttcttacttttcttattcttctgcTACTTTCACTCTCAAATCACTACAACTACCACTATGACCACTACAATTATGACTTTCGTTGCTACTTAGAAGAAAATCATAATAGAGGAAAAGgtatttttagaagaaaaaattttaattttgaccagAAGACCAAAATAGGATGAAATAATACGTTTGGAAtaaaaatagaacattttaaaCATTAGGACAAATTAGAACTTCGTTGAAAAGTTAGAGACTAAAACAATACTTTATCCTAAAATATAGATCAAAATTTATGCTTAATAGGAACATGTTGGGGAAAAACCTACAAACCTAACATTACCTTacttcaataaataaattaccATGCTGACAAATAGGTACAAAGTAATTACAATACTAGTGCCTTGTCTCAAAAAGACTCGAGCAGCAACTGCAAATACCTGGATACTTGACTCATCATCACTAATGCGTGAAATTATTTCTGTGCAAGCCCTAGTATAGCCAGAGAAGTTGACATTTGAACTGCACATGTCTCGAATAAGTTTTATTGCTCGTTTTCGAACACTAACTCCAGTATCCTTGATTCTCTCAGCGATCTTTTCAAAATACTACACAACACAGGAAAGAAAATTGGTTAAAATTTGTAACACTTCATCAACCCAAATATGAtgggaagaaaaaaaatataggctACAGGTGTCctcataacaaaataataaagcaAGATCAGTTTTAACTGTAACCATTAAGGAAAAGTCCATTGACACATACCTTAAAACCCACATCTGGATGTGAAGCAATGTGCCTGCCGACAAGTTCCAATGCTGCTTCTCTAACAGAAATTGCAGAGTCACAAAACCTTCCTTCAACAGCTGACTGTACTCGTTTATCACCCAATACCTCTGGATCAGCCTCTACAATGATACTAACCTGCTCGTTATATgagatgaaagaaaaaattaattaaatgccAGGAAACAATAAAAAGCAAACTCATTTTCACAAAAGAGCagtatatttttagaaattgacTAGACTTACAGCTCGTAAAGCCTTAGCCCTGATAACTGGAGAGTTCTCCCTTAGGCTTGCCTGGATACAtaacagaaaaagaaataattaaacaCAATGAATTACAGTTCATTTGGAAAATCATGCAAATGGAGAATATCAACTAACCAGAAGCACGTGAAGAATCTTATCAAACCCTCGACAAAATGAACTGTTTTGACCCAAAATTAAAGTAATCTTCTTAATTGAATCCCTCGTCAACGTGGATGAGATGGTACTAGAGTCCCGTACAATGATTCTTGATTTCATTCTAGCAAGGTGGTATATAGGCTTTCGCTGACAATTAGGATCATCTTTGTACCACAGGCAGAGATAAAACCTGCACATCATGCACATGAATTACCATTGCTTGCATAAAACTCAAATATGTCAATTAGGAGAACTGTCAAGTACAAACCAGCAAACGAACAGATGGATATCATCAGCAGAAGTGACATCTTGAAGGTAATTCAAGAGCAACTGTTGAACAATTTCATGCTTTGAAATTTCAGAATCTTTTGACGCATTACGTTTCTTTGTCACGTCATCCTTACACCGGGAATTGCAATATGACTGTAATACAAGCAGTTGCTTATGACAGATGCATGTCTGACAGTACCAGTTCCGGTTGGAAACTTCATGTTCTTTAATACCCAGGCAGTCAGTGTGGAAGGGTCTCTGGCAGCCATGGCATATCAATAAATTGTCGGTACTGCCATCCATACAGACACAACAAGAATCTTTTGGATATTGCTGATTAGCACTATCCTGACCATGTAAATCCTGAAGTATCCAGAACTTCTCCTGGCTACAAACCAAAGCATCACGCTTCAACCTTGCAGCAATTGTACCAAGAATATCAATAGCCATGGAACGTGCAGAGACATCCTTAGATTTCGGCCCAGCATTCTGAAGTAGTAGGACACAGAGAACCTGAAACAATTCTCAATGTAAACTTATCTGATATATTTAGCAAATCAGTAGTAATACATCCagatacacacacacacacagctACCTCCAAAATGGGAGCTGAAGCAGGATACTCGGGCAAATTTAAAGTTGTGAGTAAATCAGTAACAAGATTCTCCATTATGGATTTCAGCTCTGAAGCATCCTGGGTCTTCACACTTGCAAACCGCTGAAGTACACGGCTCCAGAATAGACAGCAAGCTTCTGTTGTGGCTTCATGGCCTTTAGTTGGATCATTAGGGTCAACCGAGACTTCCAACACAGCATTACCACTTGATGCTTGTCTTAAAGCATCTGGAAGGTTAGCACTACAGTGAATTAACTGAATCAGCAAAGCGGTAACCATCTGGATCTGTCTTTGCTCTTCCTCGCGTATGTGGTAGGCTCTTATAGCTCGTTTTGAATATGGTAATTTCCAAAGAAGCTGAAGCACTTCATCTATCACATATGTGCGATGTTGTGTGTATAAATAGAATATCTGTGCCATCATGTTGTAAAAgcgatttttaaaattagttgctGAAATAAGCATGGAAGCCAACATTGGAAAACCTCTTAAAGATAGAAGACAAATATCAGTACCGCGCTAAGTAAACCAATTGCCTTCAGCTGCAAAAGCTGGATATTCTCAACCATGAATGTTGTAATGCTTGTTTTTACAAGTTGAAGAATGCAACTATCTGATAACCTCTCAATTAACAACAAATCCTTCAGCAATCCaagaacagtgcataatttctGAAGGATAGTATTCACAGCAGAAGAAACCCTAATAAAGTGAAGACCAGAgttataataataagaaaagtaTATTATCAAATCTAATGTGAGATCAATCCAATTGAAgaagttaaataataataatactaataataataataataataataatagcacCTGTTTGATGTTGATTTCCTCATCTTTGTACTCTTGCTGGTACGACGTTTCTTGCTTGCCGAACCAAATTCTGCATCATTTTCTTCATAATAATCATCAACTGGAGAACATAACAATTAGCTGTATCAATATCAAACCACATAGAAGAAAAACTTCTTTCTAATCTCTCCCTTGCCCAATGGACAACAGTCAAAGGATTCTTCAAATGAATTATAATGCATCATTAACTACAGATATGCTATACAGTCAAAAATGCAATTTTATAAGAAGTCTTGCATTTCCAGTAGCATCTCCATTCTCCAAAATGCACAGTCATGAAAGCAAATAAATACTTTATTAAGAAGAAAAAccagaagaaaaaggaaaaaaaagactAACCTTCACATGCAGTGTTTTCACTAGGTCTGTGTAACGCACGATACGATGGATCACTTGCACACATAACATCCATTATTTGACGCCTGGAAAACTCCAAAATTCTCTCAATGATCTGACAGGCATAGATTACATTTAGGATGTGTTTTGGAACATTAAAAAACTTAACTTATTTCAATAATCACTTATTTGTATAATCGCTTTTTAAAATGATCGTCTAACAATCAATTTATATTTAGATACTTCGTTAAAAAGTGACTTAAAGATAATCTTGTGTGTTTGGAATGTATGAAAACAGCTATTTTCTAAATGGTATATGAAAttattgtttatattattttttataaggtATAATTACCAAAATGGGTATGGaatgattatttatattatttactatttaatacttgaagtcaaataggcaaaaattattaaaattttcaaataatcaACTTTTTCTTATAAGCTATGTTTAGcttaaataaattagttttgattatATTCTATTTTCAGTTTTATGCAAACTTGATTATTTTTAGGTAAAAGACTTTTTCTTtaaagaaacatttttcatgGTTCCCAATCATGCTCTCAGACCAACTCATATTGCACATTAAGAATCAATAATCAGAAGGAACTAACATTTCGCACATCATCGTCACAAGAAAAATTACAGATTCCATAATATATAACAACACTTTTATCCTGCTGGGGGCCCGTTCTGTATATACTAGCTTCAACCTAAGGAGGGTTCTTATAAAA harbors:
- the LOC107471173 gene encoding sister chromatid cohesion protein SCC2, encoding MYIEPLELHDEVLRCNPEAFEYSTTGPVKEQISGRAVGEKKLRESSLPGINQTKEDYNATPNHQHDHFSSNDISTLSSKKSKVRKKGGDGISVGPSSAELQDATIGRFCEFLEDLCSKAEVQTDDRDEAEWLPLSLSDLRLLVNEIMSIHEKKLLHIVPVEVLVRILNVLDHQIHRAEGLSIEDCDNSDSELISSILIALESIHAALAVMAHTQMPKQIYKEEIIERILEFSRRQIMDVMCASDPSYRALHRPSENTACEVDDYYEENDAEFGSASKKRRTSKSTKMRKSTSNRVSSAVNTILQKLCTVLGLLKDLLLIERLSDSCILQLVKTSITTFMVENIQLLQLKAIGLLSAIFYLYTQHRTYVIDEVLQLLWKLPYSKRAIRAYHIREEEQRQIQMVTALLIQLIHCSANLPDALRQASSGNAVLEVSVDPNDPTKGHEATTEACCLFWSRVLQRFASVKTQDASELKSIMENLVTDLLTTLNLPEYPASAPILEVLCVLLLQNAGPKSKDVSARSMAIDILGTIAARLKRDALVCSQEKFWILQDLHGQDSANQQYPKDSCCVCMDGSTDNLLICHGCQRPFHTDCLGIKEHEVSNRNWYCQTCICHKQLLVLQSYCNSRCKDDVTKKRNASKDSEISKHEIVQQLLLNYLQDVTSADDIHLFVCWFYLCLWYKDDPNCQRKPIYHLARMKSRIIVRDSSTISSTLTRDSIKKITLILGQNSSFCRGFDKILHVLLASLRENSPVIRAKALRAVSIIVEADPEVLGDKRVQSAVEGRFCDSAISVREAALELVGRHIASHPDVGFKYFEKIAERIKDTGVSVRKRAIKLIRDMCSSNVNFSGYTRACTEIISRISDDESSIQDLVCKTFHEFWFEEPYGSQTQVFGDGSTVPLEVAKKTEQIVEMLRRMPNNQLLVTVIKRNLSLDFLPQAAKAVGVNPVSLATVRKRCELMCKCLLEKILQVEEINSNEVEVHALPYVLALHAFCLVDPTLCAPASNPSQFVVTLQPYLKTQVDNRMVAQLVESIIFVIDAVLPLLRKLPPNIVEELEQDLKHMIVRHSFLTVVHACIKCLCSVSNIGSKGAAVVEHLIQVFYKCLDNKQQVGRSLFCLGSLIRYGNSLLVSSSNKVIDVRRSLTLCIKFLSEEDFVVKARSLQALGFILIARPEYMLEKDIGKILEGTLSSNADTRLKIQALQNMLEYLLDAESKMGTDKPDDNVTGYTVGAVQSVPVAAGAGDTNICGGIIQLYWDNILGRCLDSNEQVRQSALKIVEVVLRQGLVHPITCVPYLIALETDPLESNAKLAHHLLMNMNEKYPAFFESRLGDGLQMSFIFMQSISTASENGNQKIPSKIPVSGKGKPETVSLAQARLGVSRIYKLIRGNRNSRNKFMSSIVRKFDNPKWSHSVIAFLSYCTEVLGLLPFISPDEPLYLIYAINRIVQIRAGPLEANFKAWSSRLSRNENQSTPNGNGMYQQETDKSTIITQGTSMDLNGTFQQNLDARPDLNDMRSVDLNGTFYQQPDDTLSNNGSSEPKPHAVGSDYFAFSKDDLERVQADCLSAIALQFLLKLKRHLKIMYSLNDARCQAYSPTEQPKPGEVISRQNIPFNISETQFSVPSNPQELIQRYQEFKYALREDTVDYSLYTANIKRKRPTPRKVRRSAPMASGDLEDDDDDDDDWGGGMRKITSSGGRRANLRSSSRQY
- the LOC107471174 gene encoding biotin carboxyl carrier protein of acetyl-CoA carboxylase 2, chloroplastic: MASFTVPCPKCPSPSLGLNSQKLFKPSLSFGSLAAESASSGIRCLNGKQFSVQKLQAQRREAVTTIENSAPVLVSGPKVAAPNEKEDQNGKPGGTTTDPSLVSAFMAQVADLVKLVDSRDIVELQLKQSDCELMIRKKEALEPPSQVIAPASAPMHYAAYPSLPPPPPPAAASSTPASSPPAKAAPALPSPGKASTSGHPPLKCPMAGTFYRSPAPGEPPFVKVGDKVQKGQVICIIEAMKLMNEIEADQTGTITEILVEDGKPVSVDTPLLVIAP